One window of Hyphomicrobiales bacterium genomic DNA carries:
- a CDS encoding lipopolysaccharide biosynthesis protein codes for MSDEVGKRVRKNTGLMLGAKIIGAVFALFGLVFAARGLTTEQFGILIFLHAYILFFTGVATFDSWLIVVRRAAGGLTGEDALRGDPNHFGRIFRFCVSLDLLSASAGFIVAIAIVFLFGRSLEILEGASPYIFFYTFLIFLNQKSASVGVLRLFDRYDLIALNSITIPFVRMVGCGIAWLSDAPFLVYVMVWFAGSAISYLTLPVLAVIEMRKHNLWSKALDGRISLKAPETKLWRFVLYTNIDTGLAAGATLLPVILAGVVGGPVFAATFRVAQEVATVLAKGTKMVERIVYPEFTSLIAKGEGNRVPILVLQTGGVMLILGSVIGLIVWLAGPYLLSLAFGAAYADATGLAVLLIMGAAVTAAAGPLFPAFYAAGKPKKVIFARALGLAVMVSSFFLLYHLIGEIGTGFAVLLGALISLIVVAYIAKQHDWSQTKEQTTMEGHQMQQVLHSSEEKRKP; via the coding sequence ATGTCAGACGAAGTTGGCAAACGAGTTCGCAAGAACACAGGCCTGATGCTGGGGGCCAAAATTATCGGAGCCGTGTTTGCTCTGTTTGGGCTCGTGTTTGCCGCTCGAGGGCTGACAACTGAGCAATTCGGCATTCTTATTTTCCTTCACGCCTACATTTTGTTTTTTACCGGCGTTGCCACCTTTGACAGCTGGTTAATCGTTGTACGACGTGCCGCAGGTGGATTGACTGGCGAAGACGCCTTGCGAGGTGATCCTAATCACTTCGGGCGAATTTTCAGGTTTTGCGTTTCCCTTGACCTTTTATCTGCGAGCGCTGGCTTTATTGTTGCCATTGCCATTGTATTTTTGTTTGGCCGTTCGCTCGAAATTCTCGAAGGCGCATCGCCTTATATTTTCTTTTATACGTTTCTGATTTTTCTCAATCAAAAATCGGCAAGTGTCGGCGTCCTGCGGCTCTTTGATCGCTACGATTTGATCGCCCTGAATTCGATAACGATCCCCTTCGTCAGAATGGTAGGTTGCGGCATTGCTTGGCTCAGCGATGCACCGTTTTTGGTCTACGTAATGGTGTGGTTTGCAGGATCTGCGATCAGCTATCTCACCCTGCCGGTTCTGGCTGTAATTGAGATGCGCAAACACAACCTTTGGTCAAAAGCGCTTGATGGTCGCATCAGCCTAAAAGCACCTGAGACGAAACTTTGGCGTTTTGTTTTATATACGAACATAGACACAGGACTTGCCGCTGGCGCGACACTCCTTCCGGTGATCCTTGCCGGTGTTGTGGGCGGACCAGTTTTTGCAGCAACCTTCCGTGTGGCCCAAGAAGTTGCAACCGTACTTGCAAAAGGCACGAAGATGGTGGAGCGGATCGTCTATCCAGAGTTCACCAGCCTGATCGCAAAGGGTGAAGGCAATCGCGTCCCCATTCTTGTTCTACAAACGGGGGGAGTGATGCTGATACTGGGTTCAGTGATTGGGTTAATAGTCTGGCTTGCTGGTCCTTATCTGTTATCGCTAGCATTTGGGGCTGCCTACGCCGATGCAACGGGCCTTGCCGTTCTCCTCATCATGGGTGCAGCGGTCACAGCGGCAGCAGGGCCACTCTTTCCAGCCTTTTATGCAGCGGGAAAACCTAAAAAAGTCATTTTTGCACGTGCTTTAGGGCTTGCAGTCATGGTCAGCAGCTTCTTTCTGCTCTACCACCTGATTGGAGAAATAGGCACCGGGTTTGCCGTTCTTTTAGGCGCGCTTATTTCATTGATAGTCGTCGCATATATCGCAAAACAACATGACTGGTCTCAGACCAAAGAACAGACCACAATGGAGGGACATCAGATGCAACAAGTCCTTCATTCCTCTGAGGAGAAAAGAAAACCATGA
- a CDS encoding DUF1513 domain-containing protein, with protein MAPISFDRRRFIAGSGALFMASLTPRAADAFYSTDMLFAATCKTPSGNFAAVLLDEHMNVIRQIDLPERGHDVTFNPTTGASVVFARRPGNFAVAFERAGWVEPTTILAPEGRHFYGHGVFSPDGKLLFATENAFENVDGKIGIYDATDGFKRLGEFSSFGIGPHDLLLSPDGKSLIVANGGIETHPDYGHAKLNLATMEPNLAYIDLATGDLLEKHTLPSSLHQLSIRHIAVSPQGRVVFGGQYEGAKSDAPPLIGWSERGEGIGCWESLQQSACQAENYIGSVAISSDGVAAAISAPRSNAFAIVSLKDGAILRDDQLTGVCGLTAAHQGFVASTDQGYIGSLHLGKHQAEHRLIFDNHMASFDASAMRAS; from the coding sequence ATGGCACCTATCTCTTTTGATCGCAGACGATTTATTGCAGGCAGTGGCGCTTTGTTTATGGCGTCACTCACGCCGCGCGCAGCCGACGCATTTTACAGCACAGACATGCTCTTTGCTGCGACCTGCAAAACACCGAGTGGTAACTTCGCAGCGGTTCTCCTCGACGAGCATATGAACGTCATTCGCCAAATCGATCTGCCAGAGCGTGGGCATGATGTGACCTTTAATCCGACTACGGGGGCAAGCGTCGTCTTTGCCCGCCGCCCCGGAAATTTTGCCGTCGCATTTGAGCGTGCTGGATGGGTAGAGCCAACAACGATCCTCGCCCCCGAAGGCCGTCATTTTTATGGCCATGGGGTCTTTTCACCTGATGGAAAATTGCTCTTTGCCACAGAAAATGCCTTTGAAAACGTTGATGGTAAAATAGGCATTTATGACGCGACTGACGGCTTCAAACGGCTTGGCGAATTTTCGAGTTTTGGCATCGGCCCCCATGACCTATTATTATCACCAGACGGCAAGAGTTTGATTGTTGCCAATGGAGGGATTGAGACACATCCAGACTATGGCCACGCCAAGTTGAACCTTGCAACTATGGAACCCAACCTTGCCTATATTGACCTTGCAACGGGCGACTTGCTTGAAAAGCACACTTTACCAAGTTCACTGCATCAACTGTCCATTCGCCACATCGCGGTAAGCCCTCAGGGGCGGGTTGTGTTTGGTGGCCAGTATGAGGGCGCAAAATCGGACGCGCCGCCACTTATTGGTTGGTCTGAACGTGGCGAGGGTATTGGGTGCTGGGAAAGCCTTCAACAAAGCGCCTGCCAAGCAGAAAACTACATTGGTTCGGTAGCCATCAGTTCAGACGGCGTTGCAGCCGCCATATCGGCACCGCGCAGCAATGCCTTTGCGATTGTCTCCCTTAAAGACGGAGCCATATTGAGGGACGATCAACTGACCGGCGTTTGCGGCCTTACAGCCGCTCATCAAGGCTTCGTTGCAAGTACTGACCAAGGTTATATCGGCAGCTTACACCTTGGCAAACACCAAGCAGAACACCGCTTAATTTTTGACAATCACATGGCATCGTTTGATGCTTCGGCAATGAGGGCAAGTTAG
- a CDS encoding hemin uptake protein HemP, with protein sequence MAATKHSNRKLNTNDLFGGETEITIEHKSEEYRLRITSNGKLILTK encoded by the coding sequence ATGGCCGCAACAAAACACTCAAACCGAAAGTTAAACACAAACGACCTGTTTGGCGGTGAAACAGAAATTACCATTGAACACAAAAGTGAAGAATACCGCTTGCGGATCACATCTAATGGCAAGTTGATTTTGACGAAATAA
- a CDS encoding imelysin family protein has translation MTRLLLSLSLAAFCISPVSAQSTDLNAHFVNSAERVLVGYIRPSFKALKTHGQELRDELEAFCKAPNEEQFNDTKDAFKNFALTFARVEIMRFGPLVEKNRLERLYFWPDRRGLGLKRIQRALAEQDESVIKTENLKSKSIALQGLGGLEFLLYGTGSTTVSQDPFRCQFAVAIAGSLADTSKEVADAWFDENGFSQQFLNPSETNPAYRSAREVGAEVLNVLKNSNEAIAHLKLGAVLRKTVEKAKPKRAPLWRSGLSIAMLNANIASVFAFQTASGLLNRLPKEKTWVIGSTKFEYETVGKRLQEINLPILEAVASGNARGKLIYTLNVLSGLTALYSEDVAPSLGLQTGFNALDGD, from the coding sequence ATGACCCGATTACTCCTCTCCCTCTCACTCGCCGCATTCTGCATAAGCCCAGTTTCTGCCCAATCAACCGACTTGAATGCGCATTTTGTAAATAGCGCCGAGCGGGTTTTGGTGGGCTATATTCGCCCTTCTTTCAAAGCTCTCAAAACGCACGGCCAAGAACTGCGCGATGAGCTTGAGGCCTTTTGCAAGGCACCAAACGAAGAGCAGTTTAATGATACAAAAGATGCTTTCAAAAATTTCGCCTTAACTTTCGCCCGCGTTGAGATTATGCGTTTTGGCCCCCTCGTTGAAAAGAACCGCTTAGAGCGCCTCTATTTCTGGCCAGATCGCCGCGGCCTTGGTCTAAAGCGCATTCAACGTGCGTTAGCTGAGCAAGACGAGAGCGTTATAAAAACTGAAAACTTAAAATCTAAGAGTATCGCGCTTCAAGGTTTAGGTGGGTTGGAATTTCTCCTTTATGGGACCGGATCAACGACAGTTTCTCAGGATCCCTTCCGCTGTCAATTTGCTGTCGCAATCGCTGGAAGCCTTGCAGATACGTCTAAAGAAGTGGCGGATGCGTGGTTTGATGAGAACGGCTTTAGTCAGCAGTTTTTAAACCCAAGCGAAACAAACCCAGCTTATCGTTCTGCACGCGAAGTTGGGGCGGAAGTGCTCAATGTTTTAAAGAATAGCAATGAGGCTATTGCTCACTTAAAGCTTGGCGCTGTACTCCGCAAAACAGTCGAAAAGGCAAAACCAAAACGAGCGCCGTTATGGCGGAGTGGTTTATCCATCGCGATGCTGAACGCTAATATCGCCTCTGTTTTCGCCTTCCAAACAGCAAGCGGGCTGCTAAACCGCCTACCCAAAGAAAAAACTTGGGTCATCGGTTCCACGAAATTTGAATATGAAACCGTGGGTAAAAGACTTCAAGAAATCAACCTGCCAATCCTCGAAGCCGTGGCTTCTGGTAACGCGCGAGGAAAACTAATTTACACCCTCAATGTCTTGAGCGGCCTGACGGCTCTCTACAGCGAAGACGTTGCACCAAGCCTCGGCTTGCAAACTGGCTTTAATGCATTGGATGGCGACTAA
- a CDS encoding 2,3-bisphosphoglycerate-dependent phosphoglycerate mutase codes for MPILFLVRHGATQSAKENRFAGWADTPLTKSGQHEALLAAQSLKRAGHVFDVCYTSQLMRAKQTTLIMANELGLSEDAITYDWRLNERHYGALQGELRGEMIEQHGNAKVVEWRRDYHAVPPKLEKSDPRWIEQLDRLPDIPVDLQPQSESMAQAAKRVEPLWNNEIGSALKANKRVLIVAHTSSIRGLARCIEGLDDAQCGAYRISTAIPQYYKLDDDLAVVENKHLTSGLSSKIRYWANRKKPRWLGRI; via the coding sequence ATGCCTATCCTGTTTCTTGTTCGACATGGCGCGACCCAATCAGCAAAAGAAAATCGTTTTGCAGGTTGGGCAGATACGCCTTTGACCAAGAGTGGGCAACATGAAGCCTTGCTTGCCGCACAAAGTTTAAAGAGGGCGGGGCACGTCTTTGATGTTTGCTACACATCGCAATTGATGCGCGCAAAACAGACGACGTTGATCATGGCAAACGAGTTGGGGTTGTCAGAAGATGCAATTACCTATGACTGGCGATTAAATGAACGTCATTACGGTGCTTTGCAAGGTGAATTGCGCGGGGAAATGATTGAGCAACACGGTAATGCAAAGGTAGTTGAATGGCGACGAGACTATCACGCGGTCCCACCAAAATTGGAAAAAAGCGACCCGCGATGGATAGAGCAACTTGACCGGCTTCCCGACATTCCAGTGGACCTTCAACCGCAGAGTGAAAGCATGGCGCAAGCCGCAAAGCGTGTTGAGCCTTTATGGAATAATGAGATAGGCTCAGCGCTTAAGGCAAACAAACGTGTGTTGATTGTCGCTCATACAAGTTCAATTCGAGGGTTAGCGCGATGCATTGAGGGATTAGATGATGCTCAATGTGGCGCTTATCGAATCTCAACAGCCATCCCTCAATATTACAAACTTGATGACGATCTAGCTGTGGTTGAAAACAAGCATTTAACCAGCGGGCTAAGCTCGAAAATTCGTTATTGGGCCAATCGCAAAAAACCGCGATGGCTTGGAAGAATTTGA
- a CDS encoding CDP-alcohol phosphatidyltransferase family protein codes for MNTKEEARLCLVGDQPFEIYGLSINEWQSRNWAKAGIEKAAGTIYVATPWVLSSGLAAALVSTPGAALVSNGSGPKRLIAAHVSGDVDTSALKALIAAPQVSDEAISALNLKPQTAEELAGFYNKELRKREAPFAIDIETQGLRAAEQALFDSSYKGVTDFVTKFAWPIPAFWVTRFCAKWHISPNTVTTLSLVFVLLALWFFWNGQWALGFITGWFMTFLDTVDGKLARTTLTSSKWGNIYDHGIDLIHPPFWYFAWVEGIKANGLVLPDWIEAALWITLGGYVFGRIVEGVFIHYHGFHIHVWCRIDSFMRFITARRNPNTFIFMIFCIIGAPIAGFAAVTIWTVLSNAFHLVRLIQAGLRPAKPPLISWMTV; via the coding sequence ATGAATACGAAAGAGGAAGCTCGTCTTTGCCTTGTCGGTGATCAGCCTTTTGAAATCTATGGCTTATCAATTAATGAATGGCAAAGCCGGAACTGGGCGAAAGCTGGGATCGAAAAAGCAGCTGGCACCATTTATGTAGCAACGCCTTGGGTGCTATCTTCAGGTCTTGCTGCTGCACTCGTAAGCACTCCAGGTGCAGCGCTCGTGAGCAATGGGTCCGGCCCAAAACGTTTGATTGCCGCTCATGTTAGTGGTGACGTCGACACGTCAGCACTCAAAGCGCTGATCGCCGCGCCACAAGTGAGCGATGAGGCAATCTCCGCACTTAATTTAAAACCGCAAACGGCAGAAGAATTAGCAGGCTTCTACAACAAAGAGCTACGCAAACGTGAAGCGCCCTTTGCGATTGATATCGAAACTCAGGGCCTGCGGGCGGCCGAGCAGGCGCTTTTCGACAGTTCTTATAAAGGCGTCACTGATTTCGTCACCAAATTTGCGTGGCCAATTCCTGCCTTTTGGGTAACCCGCTTTTGTGCAAAATGGCATATTTCTCCAAACACGGTCACAACCCTTAGTCTTGTTTTCGTACTCCTTGCCCTGTGGTTCTTCTGGAACGGTCAATGGGCACTTGGGTTTATTACTGGCTGGTTTATGACCTTTCTCGATACCGTTGATGGCAAACTGGCCCGCACAACTTTAACGTCATCAAAGTGGGGAAATATTTACGATCACGGCATTGATTTAATCCATCCTCCGTTTTGGTATTTCGCGTGGGTTGAAGGGATCAAGGCAAATGGTCTAGTTCTGCCTGATTGGATTGAAGCAGCTCTTTGGATCACGCTTGGCGGCTATGTATTTGGCCGTATTGTCGAGGGAGTATTCATCCACTACCACGGTTTTCACATCCATGTGTGGTGTCGTATCGATAGCTTCATGCGATTTATTACTGCCCGCCGAAATCCAAACACATTTATCTTTATGATATTTTGCATCATAGGTGCGCCAATTGCAGGTTTTGCAGCGGTTACCATTTGGACAGTGCTTTCAAACGCTTTCCATCTAGTCCGTTTGATACAAGCAGGATTAAGGCCTGCAAAACCACCCCTCATCTCTTGGATGACGGTTTAA
- a CDS encoding polysaccharide deacetylase family protein, whose product MALIQTILTFHSIGPLERQTEDDEMRYNVSADLFAEWMAVVSRYLPQCIIAFDDGNKSDIEIALPILKKHNIAAKFFPIINQIGKQDYMSWDDIRSLMNAGMQIGSHGLDHVAWTECEPDQLLNELQQSRETLQQQLKTPINCAAAPFGAISPHVYRAARRAGYTKLYTSSPRSSFTTTNLVPRYSVQSNMTPKDFIASHMTGNNRVNTSLANFAQNIKYNVSRAS is encoded by the coding sequence GTGGCCTTGATCCAGACGATATTGACGTTTCATTCAATCGGTCCGCTTGAGCGGCAAACCGAAGACGATGAAATGCGCTATAATGTAAGCGCTGATCTGTTTGCAGAATGGATGGCTGTGGTTTCTCGCTATCTACCTCAATGCATTATTGCATTCGATGATGGCAATAAATCAGACATCGAAATCGCTTTACCGATTTTAAAAAAGCATAATATCGCAGCTAAATTCTTTCCCATCATTAATCAGATAGGCAAGCAAGACTACATGTCATGGGATGACATTCGCTCCCTCATGAATGCAGGTATGCAAATTGGCAGTCATGGTCTTGATCATGTTGCTTGGACAGAATGTGAGCCCGACCAATTGTTGAATGAATTGCAGCAGTCGCGCGAAACATTGCAGCAGCAACTAAAAACGCCAATCAACTGTGCCGCAGCCCCTTTTGGCGCGATAAGCCCGCATGTTTACCGTGCGGCTCGAAGAGCTGGCTACACAAAACTCTATACCAGCTCACCCCGCTCTAGCTTCACAACAACAAATCTCGTGCCACGCTATTCCGTGCAATCTAATATGACGCCAAAAGACTTCATCGCCTCCCATATGACAGGCAACAACAGAGTGAATACATCGCTAGCGAATTTTGCCCAGAACATAAAATATAACGTCAGTCGTGCATCATGA
- a CDS encoding DUF2147 domain-containing protein: MRPQFFINFALITSLLTPVSAVANEGIFGEWMADNGKTRIITYACADNAAEVCSAITWLKRPRKDINNKNPALRNRDVVGLEVGKNMKPKGENRWVGEVYSDKRGETFPSTARLEGDVLKIKGCLTKRKFICKTRTFDRIAN, from the coding sequence ATGAGACCACAGTTTTTTATCAATTTCGCTTTAATCACCTCATTACTCACGCCTGTGTCAGCCGTGGCAAATGAGGGTATTTTCGGCGAATGGATGGCTGACAACGGCAAAACAAGAATCATTACCTATGCTTGCGCTGATAATGCTGCGGAAGTGTGCAGCGCCATCACTTGGCTCAAAAGACCACGTAAAGACATCAACAATAAAAACCCTGCTCTGCGTAACAGGGATGTTGTTGGTCTTGAAGTTGGTAAAAACATGAAACCAAAAGGTGAAAACCGATGGGTGGGCGAGGTCTACAGTGATAAAAGAGGCGAAACCTTCCCAAGTACTGCGCGCCTTGAGGGTGATGTTTTGAAGATTAAGGGCTGCCTTACCAAGCGAAAGTTTATCTGCAAAACACGAACTTTCGATCGTATTGCTAACTGA
- a CDS encoding di-heme oxidoredictase family protein yields MFRVASFALLFISTSTALADGNAVLSIAQSRDDLAPKDIKRVEQITRQTVDFSKAEKFEASQGGAGTSRKTANRNAFSHTSANLTFEDELTFKLGNALFRKFWVSSPSSNHASDGLGPLYNARACQSCHLKDGRGHPPASGETDFTSMLFRLARPAETDKELEALRTYAALNIPDPVYGGQIQDFAIVGLKAEAKPSVTYEENQITLEGGEVVSLRKPTYQMTKLAYGDLHPKTTLSPRIAQPMIGLGLIEAIHPFDLAKKADPKDQNADGISGKLGLALDLDGKPMLGRFGWKASQATLGQQNAAAFNGDIGISSELNPSPHGDCTTAQVDCVKRATGVQPRLGDSEAPDPVMGLVDFYTANLAVPARRDVTNAQVLRGKEMFYGAGCVACHTPKYVTSRKAERKEHRFQLIWPYSDFLLHDMGEGLADNQQVGVATGREWRTAPLWGLGLTKTVNGHTFFLHDGRARNYKEAILWHGGEAKTARNKFVKMQKTDRDALIKFLESL; encoded by the coding sequence ATGTTCCGCGTTGCATCCTTTGCACTACTCTTCATCTCAACGTCAACGGCGCTCGCCGATGGTAACGCTGTGCTGTCGATTGCTCAAAGCCGCGATGACCTTGCGCCCAAAGACATCAAACGTGTTGAGCAAATCACACGTCAAACGGTCGACTTTTCAAAGGCAGAAAAGTTTGAAGCCTCTCAAGGAGGGGCTGGCACATCACGCAAGACTGCCAATCGTAATGCCTTCTCCCATACCAGCGCGAACCTCACCTTTGAAGACGAACTAACCTTCAAATTAGGCAACGCGCTCTTTCGAAAATTCTGGGTATCCTCGCCATCTTCCAATCATGCATCAGATGGCTTGGGTCCGCTTTATAATGCGCGGGCATGCCAAAGTTGCCACCTGAAAGATGGTCGCGGTCATCCGCCTGCAAGTGGTGAGACAGATTTCACTTCCATGCTCTTCCGGCTCGCACGCCCCGCTGAGACAGATAAAGAATTAGAAGCTCTACGCACCTATGCAGCCCTTAATATTCCTGATCCCGTCTATGGTGGACAAATACAAGATTTCGCCATTGTCGGCCTAAAGGCTGAAGCAAAGCCATCCGTCACCTATGAAGAAAATCAGATCACGCTTGAAGGCGGTGAAGTGGTTTCACTTCGCAAGCCAACATATCAGATGACGAAGCTCGCTTATGGTGACCTTCACCCGAAGACAACTCTTTCACCCCGTATCGCACAGCCGATGATTGGTCTGGGTTTGATTGAAGCAATTCATCCGTTTGACCTTGCGAAAAAGGCTGACCCTAAAGATCAAAACGCAGACGGCATTTCAGGCAAGCTCGGGCTAGCGCTTGATTTAGATGGCAAGCCGATGCTTGGTCGTTTTGGCTGGAAGGCCAGCCAAGCTACTTTAGGCCAACAAAATGCGGCAGCCTTTAATGGCGATATTGGTATCTCTTCAGAATTAAACCCATCACCGCACGGCGATTGCACCACGGCACAAGTTGATTGCGTCAAACGGGCAACAGGCGTTCAACCGCGCCTTGGGGATAGCGAAGCACCGGACCCTGTTATGGGCCTCGTTGATTTTTACACGGCGAACCTTGCCGTTCCTGCCAGACGCGATGTGACCAATGCTCAAGTGCTGCGTGGTAAAGAGATGTTTTATGGTGCGGGCTGCGTTGCCTGCCACACGCCAAAATATGTGACGAGCCGCAAAGCCGAGCGCAAAGAACACCGCTTTCAACTGATCTGGCCTTACTCTGATTTTTTGTTGCACGACATGGGCGAAGGACTTGCTGACAACCAACAAGTTGGCGTTGCAACAGGCCGAGAATGGCGCACAGCACCCTTGTGGGGGCTTGGCCTTACAAAGACCGTCAATGGCCACACCTTCTTCCTGCATGATGGCCGTGCGCGCAATTACAAAGAAGCCATTTTATGGCATGGCGGCGAAGCGAAAACCGCCCGCAATAAATTCGTCAAAATGCAAAAGACCGATCGCGACGCGTTGATCAAATTCTTGGAGAGCCTATGA
- a CDS encoding nucleotidyltransferase family protein — MEWQALVLAGSRGSSDPVAAHAGIAHKAFVPIAGKPMIEHVVQTLEGAANIRDIAVSIETDALALPPSTTRLDAASSPASSVLSALDHLDTPLLITTADNPLLRGDTLAHFLEESANSDADILAAVSPRDVVEKADKPGKRTYIKFSDHHVSGCNLFAVKTQRGRNAIAFWRRLEQNRKKPWKMASEISYLALFKYLIGSLDSKQAIRGLEEKMDCKASLIFLDDPYAAHDVDKPEDLAFAERCLQRDQTKRIAQ, encoded by the coding sequence ATGGAGTGGCAAGCTCTCGTTCTGGCCGGATCGCGCGGTTCTTCCGACCCAGTGGCAGCACATGCGGGCATAGCGCACAAAGCTTTTGTTCCCATCGCTGGAAAACCAATGATCGAGCATGTGGTGCAGACCTTAGAAGGTGCGGCAAACATTCGCGATATTGCCGTGTCGATTGAAACGGATGCTCTCGCGCTACCTCCAAGCACGACAAGATTAGATGCGGCCAGTTCACCAGCGTCAAGCGTCCTTAGCGCTCTTGACCATCTTGATACGCCGCTTCTCATCACGACCGCAGACAATCCGCTTTTGCGCGGCGACACTCTTGCTCATTTTCTAGAAGAATCCGCAAACTCTGATGCCGATATTCTAGCCGCTGTCAGCCCACGGGACGTGGTTGAAAAAGCCGACAAACCGGGAAAGCGCACCTATATTAAATTTTCCGATCACCATGTAAGCGGGTGCAATCTTTTTGCGGTCAAAACACAAAGAGGACGAAATGCGATCGCATTTTGGAGGCGGTTAGAACAAAACCGTAAAAAGCCTTGGAAGATGGCTTCTGAAATCAGCTATTTAGCGCTCTTTAAATATCTCATTGGCAGCCTTGATAGCAAACAGGCCATTAGAGGATTGGAAGAAAAAATGGATTGCAAAGCATCATTGATATTTCTTGATGATCCCTATGCGGCCCATGATGTCGACAAGCCAGAAGATTTGGCTTTTGCAGAACGCTGCCTTCAACGCGATCAAACTAAGCGCATCGCTCAATAG
- a CDS encoding imelysin family protein: protein MTHKLTLAALAGLGAALVATTSHFALAKAPSPEAVLTHYSDIALATYQDSLTTAEALDAAIDALLKNPSAETLAAARTTWVAARVPYQQSEVYRFGNAIVDDWEGRVNAWPLDEGLIDYVDASYGTESDENALYTANMIANASFTVNGEKVDATNITPDLIQGLNEAGEIEANVTSGYHAIEFLLWGQDLNGTSKGAGNRAATDFSLSDCSNSNCDRRRAYLKAASKLLIADLKEMVGNWTTSGAARGELMKDTNAGLSTILTGMGSLSYGEVAGERMKLGLLLNDPEEEHDCFADNTHNSHLNDAVGIQNVYLGSYTRVDGSVLKGPSISELVSHKDSGVNAELTGKLASTITAMNTMAKRAETVEAYDQMIGEGNAEGNAVVQAAIDALVDQTKSIERAVSALELNTIEFEGSDSLDNPNSVFQ from the coding sequence ATGACCCATAAACTCACCCTTGCAGCTTTAGCAGGCTTGGGCGCAGCACTTGTTGCGACGACGAGCCACTTTGCTCTTGCAAAAGCACCATCACCAGAAGCAGTACTTACTCACTATTCAGACATCGCGCTTGCAACATACCAAGACAGCCTCACAACGGCTGAAGCACTGGATGCAGCAATTGACGCTCTCTTGAAAAATCCATCTGCAGAAACATTGGCAGCGGCACGCACAACATGGGTTGCTGCTCGTGTTCCTTATCAGCAATCAGAAGTCTACCGCTTCGGCAACGCCATTGTTGATGACTGGGAAGGCCGCGTGAATGCATGGCCATTGGATGAAGGTTTGATCGATTATGTTGATGCAAGCTACGGCACTGAAAGCGATGAAAACGCGCTTTACACAGCCAACATGATCGCCAACGCTTCTTTCACTGTGAATGGCGAAAAGGTTGATGCGACAAACATCACACCAGACTTGATCCAAGGCTTGAATGAAGCTGGCGAAATCGAAGCGAATGTCACCAGCGGCTACCACGCAATTGAATTTTTGCTTTGGGGTCAAGACTTGAACGGCACATCAAAAGGTGCTGGCAACCGTGCTGCCACTGATTTCAGCTTGAGCGATTGTTCAAACAGCAATTGCGATCGCCGCCGCGCCTACTTGAAAGCAGCGTCCAAGCTTCTCATCGCTGACCTTAAAGAGATGGTTGGCAACTGGACAACTTCCGGTGCTGCACGTGGTGAGTTGATGAAAGACACGAATGCTGGTCTTTCAACAATTCTAACCGGCATGGGTTCGCTTTCTTACGGTGAAGTTGCAGGCGAGCGCATGAAGCTTGGTCTGTTGTTGAACGACCCAGAAGAAGAGCATGATTGTTTCGCTGACAACACGCACAACAGCCACTTGAACGATGCTGTTGGCATCCAAAACGTCTACCTTGGTTCTTATACGCGCGTTGATGGATCAGTGCTTAAAGGCCCGTCAATCTCTGAGCTGGTTAGCCACAAAGATAGCGGCGTTAATGCAGAGCTTACTGGCAAATTGGCGTCAACAATTACAGCAATGAACACCATGGCGAAACGTGCCGAAACTGTTGAAGCTTATGACCAGATGATTGGTGAAGGCAACGCAGAAGGTAATGCTGTTGTTCAAGCTGCGATTGATGCGCTTGTTGACCAGACAAAATCTATTGAGCGCGCCGTATCTGCTCTCGAACTTAATACAATTGAGTTTGAAGGATCAGACAGCTTGGACAATCCAAACTCAGTCTTCCAATAG